A DNA window from Mya arenaria isolate MELC-2E11 chromosome 17, ASM2691426v1 contains the following coding sequences:
- the LOC128223578 gene encoding solute carrier family 13 member 2-like, protein MIHSNKKIMGKFRIFTQTLVSTKCIWMTVVAFVLPIGLLTNYDPDLKQESKCAYVIIVMALLWLMEALPTAVTSLLPVFLFPMVGVAPARLISSTYFSDISMLFLGGLLIAMALEETRLHTRISLYVLVLVGAQPIMLVLGALVSTWLLSVWINDTSATAMMIPVVLAVCEAVREVSAQSDLQLNENPAFELTEEFDEISAENSKQRYEFAINMPRSSLTVTKKIDCENVREENVELDNEHEDDTNRTPSDKKKKDEAFKALAKALSLSVAYGAYFGGIVTITGTPVNLVLKDVADKFYRDNGHNESPITFTSWMGFALPLSCMTLVFGWLWLSFRFLGFRFVNSATFWRFQICNNSIIFIISSCCLKRMDPVKKSAFNAAIKRRAEALGRISFGEGQVVIVFVSMVLLWLFRNPPIISGWGDLFVDTDINDGQSLVSDSTPCILLGTLLFILPEKRPNILCWRKGKPSYTPILKWQVVTKRLPWGVLILVGGGFAMAQASQESGLSIWIGEQLKLLGGFHPLVMDLLILTVVSFITELMSNLATVQLVVPILRDMPLSLGTNPLHLMISGTIACSFSFMLPVSAPSCAMAFATGYIPIQDMALAGLPMKIISIGCTMLAVNTWGTTMFDLDTLPDFLQNNTTNTTTTTMQSV, encoded by the exons GAGTCGAAATGTGCTTACGTTATCATAGTTATGGCCTTGTTGTGGCTTATGGAGGCGTTACCAACAGCGGTGACGTCACTTCTTCCTGTGTTCCTGTTTCCGATGGTAGGCGTTGCTCCGGCAAGATTGATTAGCTCCACCTACTTTTCG GACATATCGATGCTGTTTCTTGGAGGTCTGCTCATTGCTATGGCCCTGGAGGAGACGAGACTTCATACCAGGATATCCCTATACGTCTTGGTTCTTGTAGGAGCTCAGCCAATCAT gTTAGTGCTTGGGGCACTGGTATCAACCTGGTTGCTGTCTGTCTGGATAAACGACACATCAGCCACCGCCATGATGATTCCTGTCGTATTGGCCGTGTGTGAGGCTGTCCGGGAAGTCAGTGCTCAGTCAG ATTTACAGTTAAATGAGAATCCAGCCTTTGAACTTACGGAAGAATTTGATGAAATTAGTGCAGAGAACTCAAAACAACGATATGAATTTGCCATAAATATGCCGAG GTCCAGTTTAACTGTCACTAAAAAGATCGATTGCGAAAATGTTAGAGAGGAAAATGTGGAATTGGACAATGAGCACGAGGACGACACGAATAGAACACCATCAGATAAGAAGAAGAAAGATGAAGCGTTTAAGGCTCTTGCAAAAGCACTTTCTTTGAGCGTGGCATACGGAGCATACTTTGGCGGAATTGTTACTATAACTGGGACACCAGTAAATCTTGTTCTGAAAGACGTCGCCGACAA gttTTACAGAGATAACGGCCATAATGAGTCCCCAATAACGTTTACATCCTGGATGGGATTCGCTCTTCCGTTGTCCTGTATGACTCTCGTCTTCGGTTGGTTGTGGTTGTCGTTCCGTTTTCTGGGTTTCAGGTTTGTGAACTCTGCCACGTTCTGGCGTTTTCAAATATGTAACAATAgcattatattcataatttccAGCTG CTGTTTGAAGCGAATGGACCCTGTTAAAAAATCAGCATTCAATGCGGCGATCAAGAGGCGAGCTGAAGCTCTTGGACGTATATC ATTTGGTGAGGGCCAAgttgtgattgtttttgtttccatGGTCTTATTGTGGCTGTTCCGAAATCCTCCAATCATTTCTGGATGGGGCGACTTGTTTGTTGATACAGACATCAACGACGGACAGAG CCTAGTTTCCGACTCCACGCCATGCATCCTTTTGGGAACCTTGCTATTTATCCTTCCGGAAAAGAGGCCAAACATTCTGTGCTGGAGGAAAG GCAAACCTTCCTACACGCCTATCCTTAAATGGCAGGTGGTGACCAAGCGGCTACCATGGGGTGTTCTCATACTTGTGGGAGGCGGGTTTGCAATGGCTCAAGCGAGTCAG GAATCCGGTCTCTCTATTTGGATAGGCGAGCAGCTCAAGTTACTTGGCGGTTTTCATCCACTTGTGATGGACCTTCTAATTCTTACAGTGGTTTCCTTTATAACCGAACTGATGAGTAACTTAGCAACGGTACAACTGGTTGTGCCGATTTTGAGAGATATG CCCCTATCTCTTGGAACAAATCCTCTACACCTGATGATATCAGGAACAATAGCATGTTCGTTCTCGTTCATGCTGCCAGTATCTGCGCCATCATGCGCCATGGCATTTGCGACTGGATATATCCCTATTCAAGACATG GCCTTAGCTGGGTTGCCAATGAAGATAATTAGCATAGGCTGTACAATGTTAGCTGTGAATACATGGGGCACAACCATGTTTGATCTTGATACGCTGCCTGATTTTCTGCAGAATAACACCACAAACACTACAACGACAACGATGCAATCTGTATAA